In Maylandia zebra isolate NMK-2024a linkage group LG12, Mzebra_GT3a, whole genome shotgun sequence, a single genomic region encodes these proteins:
- the LOC112430688 gene encoding E3 ubiquitin-protein ligase TRIM7-like yields MVVCSKHEEEPKLFCVDEQRVVCTVCDFPHHQSHKVVPVEEAVSDLKEQLKSDLKSLQDKRNKYKQVEETYNEMREHMKKQLLSTERQIRAEFKKLQQFLKEEEESRLAALREEEEQKGRTISREMKMIEEQISSLSDSISAVEEELQKHSVPFLSSYKDTQSRARAQSSVSDPQLVSGALIDVAKHLGNLSFRVWEKMKEKVHFSPVILDPNTANCCLYLSDDLTSVRCRVTKQQFPDNPERNTNYYTVFGSEGFSSGKHSWEVEVGDHPVWIVGLVKESVDRKGERFASPKYGIWCLKYDSGKYTKGAGQTLTVKKSLQRIRVQLDYDRGEVSFHDPEDMTHIYTHRDTFTEKLFPYFSVGNAGDTKTSDIKICQTEI; encoded by the coding sequence ATGGTGGTGTGCAGTAAACATGAGGAAGAGCCTAAACTGTTCTGTGTGGACGAGCAGAGAGTTGTGTGTACCGTGTGTGACTTTCCTCACCACCAGAGTCACAAAGTGGTTCCTGTAGAAGAAGCAGTCAGTGACCTGAAGGAGCAGCTGAAATCTGACTTAAAGTCTCTGCAGGACAAGaggaacaaatacaaacaagtgGAGGAAACATACAATGAAATGAGGGAACACAtgaagaagcagctgttgtcCACAGAGAGGCAGATCAGAGCAGAGTTCAAGAAGCTCCAGCAGTtcctgaaagaggaagaggagtccAGACTGGCAGctctgagggaggaagaggagcagaagggGAGGACTATCAGCAGAGAGATGAAGATGATTGAGGAGCAGATCTCCTCTCTGTCAGACAGCATCTCTGCTGTTGAAgaagagctgcagaaacacagcgtGCCATTCCTCAGCAGTTATAAAGACACTCAGAGCAGAGCCAGAGCCCAGAGCTCAGTGTCAGATCCACAGCTGGTCTCAGGAGCACTGATAGATGTggccaaacacctgggcaacCTGTCCTTCAGAGTGTgggagaagatgaaggagaaggTCCACTTCAGTCCTGTCATTCTGGACCCAAACACTGCAAACTGCTGTCTCTATCTGTCTGATGATCTGACCAGTGTGAGATGTAGAGTCACAAAGCAGCAGTTTCCTGATAATCCAGAGAGAAACACTAATTATTACACTGTTTTTGGCTCTGAGGGCTTCAGctcagggaaacacagctgggaggtggaggtgggagaCCATCCTGTCTGGATTGTGGGTTTAGTTAAAGAGTCAGTTGACAGGAAGGGAGAGCGTTTTGCTTCACCAAAATATGGAATCTGGTGTTTAAAATATGACAGTGGAAAATACACTAAAGGTGCTGGtcagactctgacagtgaagaagagtCTCCAGAGGATCAGAGTCCAGCTGGACTATGACAGGGGGGAGGTGTCCTTCCATGACCCTGAAGACATGACTCACATCtacactcacagagacactttcACTGAGAAACTCTTCCcatatttcagtgttggaaatgCAGGAGACACCAAAACCTCTGATATCAAAATCTGTCAGactgagatttga